In the Juglans microcarpa x Juglans regia isolate MS1-56 chromosome 6D, Jm3101_v1.0, whole genome shotgun sequence genome, one interval contains:
- the LOC121234620 gene encoding probable E3 ubiquitin-protein ligase ZFP1 isoform X1 — protein MGQRNILCPNQMIGFEPDRNGQNYLHPDPCILFGANTNFAQPNIRNMVSSSGSIANVDLQYSVEHCNNPMIYGMPQYNGMQRHPNLDLAVAPAANYYYSYMTPSSGGGALPAPRSHGASGQLPSSSSYGVIGISADEHGSNGHFTDDIRGPCKRKYAEGIPGSFQHNDVSSSSSSSASPLNTRHPDGVSVMDATSFDLSLHRGAGTPSLMEVGPQSSLRNRSGATGMDSLMMHEHNHLVQGNYLGQPFQPAGALWLDQQLSSTSGDGGTWNQPPAMPYVHGSNANGGSMETRSMGVPGYHDAASNRTPPSFQHPPPVNHRHHSHHHPSPPMLGVRGPNINFQPQVAAPVYRGSTNSSRSTLNPVQNSFEMDLRHLGSVLPTGLRMYRPHRGGFVPEANLRHRNLPHLRVLQAEETAILDMPDFYEVGNLMDHHRDMRLDIEHMSYEDLLALGEQIGNVSTGLSEETVTSQLRTKTYASSASVINLEEAASGDQEVDSCIICQDEYQNQEKIGILDCGHEYHAGCLKKWLLLKNACPICKSEALTTGRKDV, from the exons ATGGGGCAGAGAAATATATTATGTCCTAATCAGATGATTGGTTTTGAACCAGATCGGAATGGCCAGAATTATCTCCATCCTGATCCTTGCATCCTTTTCGGGGCCAATACAAACTTTGCACAACCCAATATTCGGAATATGGTATCATCTTCAGGGAGCATAGCTAATGTTGACCTCCAATATTCAGTGGAGCACTGCAACAATCCCATGATCTATGGGATGCCACAGTACAATGGAATGCAGCGTCATCCTAATCTCGATTTGGCTGTTGCACCTGCAGCCAACTATTATTATTCTTACATGACACCATCATCTGGTGGTGGGGCATTACCTGCTCCCCGAAGCCATGGGGCCTCTGGTCAGTTGCCATCTTCTAGCAGTTATGGAGTCATTGGAATATCCGCAGATGAGCATGGAAGCAACGGTCACTTTACAGATGACATCAGGGGTCCATGCAAGAGAAAATATGCTGAAGGAATTCCGgggagttttcaacataatgaTGTCTCGTCAAGCTCTAGTTCTTCAGCTTCCCCTTTGAATACAAGGCATCCTGATGGGGTTTCTGTGATGGACGCTACCTCTTTTGACCTGTCTCTGCACAGAGGGGCAGGTACTCCATCACTCATGGAAGTAGGACCGCAGAGTAGTTTGAGGAACAGATCAGGTGCTACTGGGATGGATTCTCTTATGATGCATGAACACAATCATTTGGTTCAAGGAAATTATTTGGGACAGCCTTTTCAACCAGCGGGTGCTCTCTGGTTGGACCAACAGTTGAGCAGCACGTCTGGTGATGGAGGTACCTGGAACCAGCCTCCTGCAATGCCTTATGTGCACG GGAGCAATGCCAATGGAGGTTCTATGGAGACTCGCAGCATGGGTGTGCCAGGATATCATGATGCAGCTAGCAACAGAACTCCCCCTAGTTTCCAGCATCCTCCTCCCGTCAATCACCGCCACCACAGCCATCACCATCCAAGCCCGCCAATGCTAGGAGTGAGGGGCCCGAATATTAACTTTCAACCCCAAGTAGCTGCACCTGTATATAGAGGTTCTACAAATTCTTCTCGCAGCACTCTGAATCCTGTTCAGAACAGTTTTGAGATGGATCTTAGGCATCTGGGATCCGTTCTACCAACTGGGCTTCGGATGTACCGTCCTCACAGAGGGGGATTTGTGCCAGAGGCAAACCTTAGACATCGCAACCTGCCACACCTGAGAGTTCTGCAGGCTGAA GAAACTGCCATACTAGATATGCCAGACTTTTATGAGGTGGGGAATTTGATGGACCATCACAGAGACATGAGGCTGGATATAGAGCACATGTCTTATGAG GACCTTCTTGCTTTGGGGGAACAGATTGGGAATGTGAGCACCGGGTTGTCAGAGGAAACTGTCACAAGTCAATTAAGGACAAAAACCTATGCATCATCTGCTTCTGTTATAAATCTGGAGGAGGCAGCTTCTGGGGATCAGGAAGTTGATTCTTGCATTATATGCCAG GATGAATATCAGAACCAAGAGAAAATTGGTATTCTTGATTGTGGGCATGAATATCATGCGGGTTGCTTGAAGAAGTGGCTGCTCCTGAAGAATGCCTGCCCCATCTGCAAATCCGAAGCACTGACCACAGGAAGGAAGGATGTATAG
- the LOC121234620 gene encoding probable E3 ubiquitin-protein ligase ZFP1 isoform X2 yields MGQRNILCPNQMIGFEPDRNGQNYLHPDPCILFGANTNFAQPNIRNMVSSSGSIANVDLQYSVEHCNNPMIYGMPQYNGMQRHPNLDLAVAPAANYYYSYMTPSSGGGALPAPRSHGASGQLPSSSSYGVIGISADEHGSNGHFTDDIRGPCKRKYAEGIPGSFQHNDVSSSSSSSASPLNTRHPDGVSVMDATSFDLSLHRGAGTPSLMEVGPQSSLRNRSGATGMDSLMMHEHNHLVQGNYLGQPFQPAGALWLDQQLSSTSGDGGSNANGGSMETRSMGVPGYHDAASNRTPPSFQHPPPVNHRHHSHHHPSPPMLGVRGPNINFQPQVAAPVYRGSTNSSRSTLNPVQNSFEMDLRHLGSVLPTGLRMYRPHRGGFVPEANLRHRNLPHLRVLQAEETAILDMPDFYEVGNLMDHHRDMRLDIEHMSYEDLLALGEQIGNVSTGLSEETVTSQLRTKTYASSASVINLEEAASGDQEVDSCIICQDEYQNQEKIGILDCGHEYHAGCLKKWLLLKNACPICKSEALTTGRKDV; encoded by the exons ATGGGGCAGAGAAATATATTATGTCCTAATCAGATGATTGGTTTTGAACCAGATCGGAATGGCCAGAATTATCTCCATCCTGATCCTTGCATCCTTTTCGGGGCCAATACAAACTTTGCACAACCCAATATTCGGAATATGGTATCATCTTCAGGGAGCATAGCTAATGTTGACCTCCAATATTCAGTGGAGCACTGCAACAATCCCATGATCTATGGGATGCCACAGTACAATGGAATGCAGCGTCATCCTAATCTCGATTTGGCTGTTGCACCTGCAGCCAACTATTATTATTCTTACATGACACCATCATCTGGTGGTGGGGCATTACCTGCTCCCCGAAGCCATGGGGCCTCTGGTCAGTTGCCATCTTCTAGCAGTTATGGAGTCATTGGAATATCCGCAGATGAGCATGGAAGCAACGGTCACTTTACAGATGACATCAGGGGTCCATGCAAGAGAAAATATGCTGAAGGAATTCCGgggagttttcaacataatgaTGTCTCGTCAAGCTCTAGTTCTTCAGCTTCCCCTTTGAATACAAGGCATCCTGATGGGGTTTCTGTGATGGACGCTACCTCTTTTGACCTGTCTCTGCACAGAGGGGCAGGTACTCCATCACTCATGGAAGTAGGACCGCAGAGTAGTTTGAGGAACAGATCAGGTGCTACTGGGATGGATTCTCTTATGATGCATGAACACAATCATTTGGTTCAAGGAAATTATTTGGGACAGCCTTTTCAACCAGCGGGTGCTCTCTGGTTGGACCAACAGTTGAGCAGCACGTCTGGTGATGGAG GGAGCAATGCCAATGGAGGTTCTATGGAGACTCGCAGCATGGGTGTGCCAGGATATCATGATGCAGCTAGCAACAGAACTCCCCCTAGTTTCCAGCATCCTCCTCCCGTCAATCACCGCCACCACAGCCATCACCATCCAAGCCCGCCAATGCTAGGAGTGAGGGGCCCGAATATTAACTTTCAACCCCAAGTAGCTGCACCTGTATATAGAGGTTCTACAAATTCTTCTCGCAGCACTCTGAATCCTGTTCAGAACAGTTTTGAGATGGATCTTAGGCATCTGGGATCCGTTCTACCAACTGGGCTTCGGATGTACCGTCCTCACAGAGGGGGATTTGTGCCAGAGGCAAACCTTAGACATCGCAACCTGCCACACCTGAGAGTTCTGCAGGCTGAA GAAACTGCCATACTAGATATGCCAGACTTTTATGAGGTGGGGAATTTGATGGACCATCACAGAGACATGAGGCTGGATATAGAGCACATGTCTTATGAG GACCTTCTTGCTTTGGGGGAACAGATTGGGAATGTGAGCACCGGGTTGTCAGAGGAAACTGTCACAAGTCAATTAAGGACAAAAACCTATGCATCATCTGCTTCTGTTATAAATCTGGAGGAGGCAGCTTCTGGGGATCAGGAAGTTGATTCTTGCATTATATGCCAG GATGAATATCAGAACCAAGAGAAAATTGGTATTCTTGATTGTGGGCATGAATATCATGCGGGTTGCTTGAAGAAGTGGCTGCTCCTGAAGAATGCCTGCCCCATCTGCAAATCCGAAGCACTGACCACAGGAAGGAAGGATGTATAG
- the LOC121234620 gene encoding probable E3 ubiquitin-protein ligase ZFP1 isoform X3, translating to MVSSSGSIANVDLQYSVEHCNNPMIYGMPQYNGMQRHPNLDLAVAPAANYYYSYMTPSSGGGALPAPRSHGASGQLPSSSSYGVIGISADEHGSNGHFTDDIRGPCKRKYAEGIPGSFQHNDVSSSSSSSASPLNTRHPDGVSVMDATSFDLSLHRGAGTPSLMEVGPQSSLRNRSGATGMDSLMMHEHNHLVQGNYLGQPFQPAGALWLDQQLSSTSGDGGTWNQPPAMPYVHGSNANGGSMETRSMGVPGYHDAASNRTPPSFQHPPPVNHRHHSHHHPSPPMLGVRGPNINFQPQVAAPVYRGSTNSSRSTLNPVQNSFEMDLRHLGSVLPTGLRMYRPHRGGFVPEANLRHRNLPHLRVLQAEETAILDMPDFYEVGNLMDHHRDMRLDIEHMSYEDLLALGEQIGNVSTGLSEETVTSQLRTKTYASSASVINLEEAASGDQEVDSCIICQDEYQNQEKIGILDCGHEYHAGCLKKWLLLKNACPICKSEALTTGRKDV from the exons ATGGTATCATCTTCAGGGAGCATAGCTAATGTTGACCTCCAATATTCAGTGGAGCACTGCAACAATCCCATGATCTATGGGATGCCACAGTACAATGGAATGCAGCGTCATCCTAATCTCGATTTGGCTGTTGCACCTGCAGCCAACTATTATTATTCTTACATGACACCATCATCTGGTGGTGGGGCATTACCTGCTCCCCGAAGCCATGGGGCCTCTGGTCAGTTGCCATCTTCTAGCAGTTATGGAGTCATTGGAATATCCGCAGATGAGCATGGAAGCAACGGTCACTTTACAGATGACATCAGGGGTCCATGCAAGAGAAAATATGCTGAAGGAATTCCGgggagttttcaacataatgaTGTCTCGTCAAGCTCTAGTTCTTCAGCTTCCCCTTTGAATACAAGGCATCCTGATGGGGTTTCTGTGATGGACGCTACCTCTTTTGACCTGTCTCTGCACAGAGGGGCAGGTACTCCATCACTCATGGAAGTAGGACCGCAGAGTAGTTTGAGGAACAGATCAGGTGCTACTGGGATGGATTCTCTTATGATGCATGAACACAATCATTTGGTTCAAGGAAATTATTTGGGACAGCCTTTTCAACCAGCGGGTGCTCTCTGGTTGGACCAACAGTTGAGCAGCACGTCTGGTGATGGAGGTACCTGGAACCAGCCTCCTGCAATGCCTTATGTGCACG GGAGCAATGCCAATGGAGGTTCTATGGAGACTCGCAGCATGGGTGTGCCAGGATATCATGATGCAGCTAGCAACAGAACTCCCCCTAGTTTCCAGCATCCTCCTCCCGTCAATCACCGCCACCACAGCCATCACCATCCAAGCCCGCCAATGCTAGGAGTGAGGGGCCCGAATATTAACTTTCAACCCCAAGTAGCTGCACCTGTATATAGAGGTTCTACAAATTCTTCTCGCAGCACTCTGAATCCTGTTCAGAACAGTTTTGAGATGGATCTTAGGCATCTGGGATCCGTTCTACCAACTGGGCTTCGGATGTACCGTCCTCACAGAGGGGGATTTGTGCCAGAGGCAAACCTTAGACATCGCAACCTGCCACACCTGAGAGTTCTGCAGGCTGAA GAAACTGCCATACTAGATATGCCAGACTTTTATGAGGTGGGGAATTTGATGGACCATCACAGAGACATGAGGCTGGATATAGAGCACATGTCTTATGAG GACCTTCTTGCTTTGGGGGAACAGATTGGGAATGTGAGCACCGGGTTGTCAGAGGAAACTGTCACAAGTCAATTAAGGACAAAAACCTATGCATCATCTGCTTCTGTTATAAATCTGGAGGAGGCAGCTTCTGGGGATCAGGAAGTTGATTCTTGCATTATATGCCAG GATGAATATCAGAACCAAGAGAAAATTGGTATTCTTGATTGTGGGCATGAATATCATGCGGGTTGCTTGAAGAAGTGGCTGCTCCTGAAGAATGCCTGCCCCATCTGCAAATCCGAAGCACTGACCACAGGAAGGAAGGATGTATAG